TTGCAGGGAAATTTCCATATAAAACCCACCTGATTGTCTGCCAGTGGGCCACCAATTATCAGTCTGCAGTTCTTCTTTTCGTTAATACTCTCTCAACTGTTTATTCAAGTAATATAGACAACGTTAGATGTGGATGATTAACAACTGGCTCAAAGAatataatatttgttgaaagttttGCCGTATATATTAAAAAGCTTAAAtaatataaagcaaaataattaGAATGTAAATTTCCAATCTTTCACTTGAACTTTCCTAATTTAATTCTTATactatatttgaagaaattatgaattcttaaataaaaaggTACATAAACACTACCATATTTTAAACTTAATAAGcaatatgcatgtgtatatgtacatatatatgacGAGAGAGAGGCTCAAAGTTAGTGTTTATAGTATTTATAAAGCAAATGACAAAGTAAACTCAACTCTTAATGGGACTTGAGGTCTATGATATACCTGACTGGAGATAATTTACGAAAAATGGCTTTGTATATATGAATCTAATAGTACTTTATCAAATTAAGATTCAcaattattctaatttttaaattttaaattatgacatGGAAGTGAACAAATTACACATTCCAGAAGTTTTGTTATTACAATTCCACATTTCTTATGAGAGCTGGGAAATGAGCTGCTTATCTACTCCTAAATACCAATCACGAATTTGCAAGCCATCACAACCAAGTAATGTGAGCTCTAGAATATTGCGGGAAAAGAATGTTGTGccatgtctttccttttttttcataaCTAATAATGTCAACTGCAATATATTAATCACTTCCTATATGATAAGTATTATTCTCTGTATATTTCATGTCATCTTCTAACAAAATCACGAGGTGGAATTGTCCCCATTGTAGGAAAGTAAGGCTTTGGAGGAGTTAAATTACTTGCCCTAGTTCACACAGCTTTAAGTGGCTAGAGCAAAATTCAAAAGCATATTTAGATCTGTCTAGGTTTCCAGCTACCACACTCTACAGACTAGGGCTTTCTTCTGAGTTCCTATCTTGTTTCTCACTCTGGTGAGATAgtcaaacaaaatagaaatctCAAGAGCGAATCCTAGAGATGTACTGGGTTTCCTTGTTTTGGGGCACCCATCTTGTTTGTTATTACTCCTACTTCATGTGACATCTCCAGAATCACGGTTTTTAAACTATtcttaaaatgaagaaagatggataactagaaataaagaaactcAAACACTTCACTTATGCCACCAAAATGCTACTTTCCACTCTTGGCATAATCCTGTGATTCCTGTGTCCCCAGTTTAAACTTGACGTTCTCCAACGTGCCTAGTAGATAGAAAGGCAGGTGagagaaattcttctttttttttttttttttttaaagattttatttttttcctttttctccccaaagccctccggtacatagttgtatattcttcgttgtgggtccttctagttgtggcatgtgggacactgcctcagcgtggtttgatgagcagtgccatgtccgcgcccaggattcgaaccaacgaaacactgggccgcctgcagcggagcccgcgaacttaaccactcggccacgggcccagccccaAGAGAAATTCTTCTTTGACCGTCTGCAGTAGCTCAGTCTTAGAATAAAATCTCCTAGAGAGTAAAATCCAGGTCTGTGGAGATCAGTTACCTGTGTGGTTCTTCTTGAAACTGTCCACAACATTGAGAGTTTGTGCCACTTTGTTCTACTTCCTTAGGAGTTTGTGTCTAGGAGAATAAGGATCATGCTGCTAGTATATTTCGTGTAAATTACGGTAAGGTATGATGACATGGTATCCTGTAAACCTATTACCTAATGTATAATATAGATATTATATACTTTTTGCCATTTCCAAAATTATCTCATGCATCTTGGGGACTACTGTCTAGAGAAAATCAGCAACCAGAAGAAGACTTctgactgtgtttttctgtagtATGCTCTCTATATGCTATGAAAATTTCAGTGGGAGGATCCAAAATGGGCATATGGGAAGAAAACACTTCCACACTTAATCTAAAAGGAGGTAATCTTTTCCCAAGAGACGTGCGGgtaatttataaacattttccttTGATCTCTATATCACTTTTTCTATTTGGAGTTAATTTGATTAAGAGCACACCAAGAGAGAATCCAAAAAAGAGGTTTTCTCTGGGCAGACAGCCGAGAACACAGCAGtagaaactgtttttttttttaattgattgaaCCACTTGTGATACACATAATTGACTTAAAATTAGAGCTGGGCTCTGAAGGCACTGAGAATCTCAAATAGAGAACATGGCCCATGGGTAGACTTGTGCATTTTTCCCATTTACATATCcagaaaattctcattttaaaaagttttcacgAAAATTCTGCTTTTCTGTGCACCAAGCAGGGCATACAAAACATTGAATGAtgggattttctgtatatattcttttaaatatctgaGATCATTTCAATGCAGCATACTGATAAATACATTATCTTTGTCTTGTTAGCTCAAAGGAGAGGCATCTTGAAATAAGAATAATCATAAACGTGAAAGCAATTCTATTCCTGCTTCTTCAGGCTGCTCAGTTTTCTCAGGGACATACACTTATTTATTACAGGTTCTTGGTTTTATTTCATGTATATTCTATTTTCTGAGCCAcgtttttatagtattctctatATGTCTCCCTACTCGTTTCTATACAACTTCATCAAGCACCTGATAAACAATTATACAGAGAAAAAATAGCATGCAAACTGAAAGTTCTAAGTTATACCAAATATAGAAAgtttagggaaaataaaaaagctaaTTCTATATTTTAGGCTCATACCCctaaatgtgatttaaaaagatgaaaactaaGTCAGTTAAACAAATGTGCTACCATGTGGTGATATGTATTGAAGCCTTAATGTCagttaaatataattttgatatttaatttctttagtcTTGGGAGATTGGGAATAAGGCTAAAAATGCATGGTATTTACTTAAGAGATAAGATAAGGTTTTGTAAAGCCATCTCAGTACTTCTAGGAAAATCAAGATTCTCTCTCAAATAAACTTTAGTCAGTATACTCCTGGGTCTGAGCATACCAGAGACTTATTTACAATGTGTGAAAACAGTTAAGCAgacctcagaaagttaaacacagagaaaATCTTTGGAAGCTTGGGCTAGGCTAGTTAAAGCTACCTTACAAAGAAGGGAGGCCTATGCCATAACAATCTTCCTGGGGTAAAATACATCCAATCAGTATTTTACAAGCAAAATCGAATGTTGACACTGTTCATTTTTTACCTGATCGTATTCACATGGTTGTGAGTAGAGTTGTTGGTGCTACAGAGGACTATAGAACCTACTTTCCCTCCATTTGAAGAACCCTGGCAGATCTGCTTGGTTTAGAAGTTGCTAGTTTAAGATACTGTGATTCTTCAAATTTGACCTCAGAAAACTATAAGATGAAGTTTTATTTCTAGCATAATTATGAATACTCTATAATACAGATATTAGTATCTTCGTCTTTGGGATGAGCATCTGAGACTCACAGTTTAAGTATCTTGTTTAGGGACACCTAGACAATTGCAGGCCCAGGATTAGAATCCAGGTgagtatcatttaaaaaattctttgttttctactGTACTATATTGTTATCATTAAGCTATTCCTTTAATAAGACTATTAATACAGTAACTTCCATGTGGCAGGCATAATTCTAATCAATAAAGATGATTTAGTGAAGGAAGTCCAATTTTcatgaaattcacattttttctttctcttacactGATGAATGTCCACAGTGCTGGTAACTTCATTAACACTTTTCTGTCAGGATCTCCAATATATTATTGCTCACACGGACCAGCCTGTCTTCCAGGCTTACATAGATAAATGGCTATTCTTTAGAAAAAGAAGTTTCACAGACAGTGATAGTCACACTCAGCTAGTCACATTTCTTCACAAGATAATAAAGGGTGGGTGAATTCTTTGTGGAGACAATTGTAATTGCATGCTTTGCCAGCTCCTTCCAACAAGATTCTGATGCAACTCCTGAGAGAACATGTTTTGTCATCCTATATTTCAGAATAATTGCTGCGGTAGACCACTGTTACTAATGGGAGAACGTCATATCCCTGGATACATTAGGGAAGAGAAAAGTAAGAGCATTGGCAGGTGAAACAGTTTACTTCAGAGCGTTGAATCTTGAGTCGCTGCAAGTCTCCTTGGATTTGCTTACTCTGCATAGTTCAAGTCAAGCTCTCAGGGAAGCACCGCATTTCCAGCAAGAAAACTGAGTTTTGAGAATAGGATGCAGATAATATTAAACCAAAAAACTCAGATTCCTACCATACATATGTATAATGTGATCTTATTTCCCCAAGAAAATCTCTCGGTGATTATGAAGATGTAAAATTTTGGTAACACACTTAGTGAAAGACactgtaggaaaagaaaattgtcatACACTCAGTGGGAGTGTATGTTGGCACTAACTTTAATGCAAGGTTGTCAATACCTACCAAAacttcaaatatatatacattttgaactaccaatttcatttctaggtatttatgcTACAGATATACTCATGcacaagtgaaatcatatgtgTAAAATTTTACTCATGGTAGCAGTGTTCATTGAagccaaagaattgaaagaatctagaaatccaaaaatagaatattaattttatacatatatacatagtcTGTCAATATGTCAGACTATTATGTAGTCATAAAAATTGAGAAAGCTCTTCATGTGtggaaaatatccaaatatattGTTCAGGTAACaaagaaataggtaaaatgtGTAGAAGGATGTTTGAAGAGTTTGTTATTGAATAAAAGAGGTGAAAATATTTCGATacacatttgtttatatataaacTCTTGAAGAATTTCCAGTAAACCAACAACAATAGTTAAATTTGGGAAAGGCAGATAACAAGGTGTATAGGGATAAGGCTGGAAGAGAGGACTTTCATTTATATGTCTATCTATAATTTCAGATATTTGAATCACATCTCTGTACAatctaataaaaacatttatataaaaaatacataaactgaCAAAACAATCAAAAAACATCTCTTGTTctcaagtattattattatttttttaatttggtcaATGGGAGACAGTGAAAtcgatattttaaatattttctgtcttccatatGTGGGTGTCATAAATGCTATTTTACATTGCATCCACAATTCCGTTATAGAAATCAGTGTGATTATAAGTTGTCCAATTCATTATAGCTTCTAAAGACTAATATTGggggctgcccagtggtgtagtagttaagttcatgcactccactttggcagcccagggttcatcagtttggatcctgggtgcaaacctacacaccactcataaagccatgctgtggcagtgtcccacatacaaaaaatagaggaaaattggcacagatgttagctcagtgacaatcttcctcaagcaaaaagaagaagattggcaagagatgttagctcagggccaatctccctcaccaaaaaaaaaaaaaaaaagaccaatattGCAACTGACATTGAGTGGTACTTTGGAATGAAACTGAGTGGATATTATAATGATTGGACTTCCATTATATCAAAATTATATCATAGATTCATcataagataaaattttaaagtctaATGTTGAGAATTCAATGCTTCTGTGGTTTCTTAAAGAGTTCTAAATTATACTGTTTCATGAAAATAgtttatcttaaaatttatagttttattagCTAAGGAAGTAATTGTTTTGTTTAGAAAATCTAGCTCACTAGTATATAAACTCTGGGGGCATAAGCTCTATAAAATTAAGGATACAGAGTATTTTATTTAGAatgcaaatagaaaaaaagactatCTGTGCTTTATGAGCTTTTCAATTGATAGCACAAGAGCTTGGTTTCAGGGAACAATAATACAATGAATTTCAGGTTCTAATTTTGTGGGTAACAAAAATACCACTTCTGATAAGAACATCTGTCTTGAGTGTCCTGAAAACTAGTTCCACAGATTTCCAGTGCTCTTCAGAACATGGGAGCTGATTGTGATTAATCAAGGAAAAGCCCTTCTCTAATAAGGCTCTGTCCAGTCCAATTGCTGAATATGACAGTCTCGAGAATTACATCGCCAAATGGTCTACTAGAGATGGAAGGTTGAAAGATTGGCTGAATTAAATAGCTCACCTCAGATGACCTTAGAAATGGACATTTTGACTGAAGGTGAAGAAAAATTCATGcattactgatttttttatattataaatgtattttgaaagaaaaacattatagGGCGTTTCTTTTATCCTGAATACTTCCAGGTATTATTATCCTGTCTAAATGCAGCAATCACTCAGGTGACAGCCTGCGGTGTGCATCCATCCCTTCACTCCTGATTACAGATAACATTTGTAGCATGAGgatgagggagggaagagagagcccGAACGCAGAGAAAAGTCATCAGAAATCGCAAGAGAATAGGAGCTCGTTTTGATGATTTTACCAGCTCCAAGTCAAGTGCCTGCTGCAGATATTTAATATTATTGCAATGTGGATTTCTAAGACAAGTGAGTCATTTCTTGGAGTTGGTTAGACTCCAACATAAttaatagccaagatttggacaAAGATTTTCTCAACTCAACAGCAAAAGTCTTTAAATTGGTGCATAGAGTTATGTATGACCCAATCACTACCCAATCAAAAGACGGTTTGGATTACACACAGCTATGTCACTAGTCTCCACAAAAGAGACAGtcctccattaaaaaatatatatatatttatatttacttggAAAAAACTTTTCATCAATCGTATGAAGGCAGATTTTTGTGGAAATTTTGATTTGCGCATAGATAAACCTAATATTTAGCATTATTTTGTTCCACAAAGTGATATAGATTAAAGGAATGTTTTACtctatcaaaaataaattttgtgaGCCATTGTGGTTTTACCtcgttaaaaataaaacatccagCCCCACTGGCTGCTCTGAAAAGCCATCTTTGCATTGTTCCCGTACCCGGCACCCGCTCGCCGCAGCCACCTCCGCCGCGCGCCTCAGCCGCCGCCGACTCCGGCAGCTTTGTCGCCAGAGTCCTCGAACTCTCGCTTCCTTTGTAATCCGCTGCATCGGATCACCGGCGTGCCCCACCATGTCAGACGCGGCCGTGGACACCAGCTCCGAGATCACCACCAAGGACttaaaggagaagaaggaagttgtggaggaggaggagaacgGCAGAGACGCTCCTGCTAACGGGAATTCTAATGAGGAAAATGGGGAGCAGGAGGCTGACAACGAGGTAGacgaagaagaggaagaaggtggggaggaggaggaggaggaggaggaaggcgatggtgaggaagaggatggagatgaagatgaggaggctgaggccgCTACGGGCAAACGGGCAGCTGAAGATGACGAGGACGACGATGTTGACACCAAGAAGCAGAAGACCGACGAGGATGACTAgacagcaaaaaaggaaaagttaaacttaaaaaaaaggcCTCCGTGACCTATTCACCCTCCACTTCCGGTCTCAGAATCTAAACGTGGTCACCTTCGAGTAGAGAGTCCGCCCGCCTGCCCACCGCAGGCAGTGCCACCCGCAGATGACACACGCTCTTCACCACCCAACCACAACCACAACGTGAATTTGCaacaggggaggaaaaaagaaccaaaacttCTAAGGccctgctttttttcttaaaagtactttaaaaaggaaaatttgtttgtattttttatttacattttatatttttgtacatattgTTAGGGGTCAGCCATTTTTAATGATCTCGGATGACCAAACCAGCCTTCGGAGCGTCCTCTGTCCTACTTCTGACTTTACTTGTGGTGTGACCATGTTCATTATaatctcaaaggagaaaaaaaaccttgtaaaaaaagcaaaaacaacaacaaaaaaacaatcttATTCCGAGCATTCCAGTAACTTTTTTGTGTATGTACTTAGCTGTACTATAAGTAGTTGGTTTGTATGAGATGGTTAAAAAGGCCAAAGataaaaggtttcttttttttccttttttgtctatgaagttgctgtttattttttttggccTGTTTGATGTATGTGTGAAACAATGTTGTCCAACAATAAACCggaattttattttgctgagctgttctaaaaaaaaaaataataaaaaaagtaaaaaaaaataaaacatccataaaatttagaaaatagcgataaccaaaaaaaaaaaaccaaaaagaagaaaattaaaatcgcCCATCATTTCAGTACTCACATAACTACTGTAAAGAACGTTGATGTATATCCTCCATTTGTATCTTCTTACGTTGCTACATCACAATATATCTACTCAATCTCACTCAGTTGAACTCAGTTTTGTCCAACATTTGCTAATAAACAACCTCAGGGTAAAAATCATTTTAGTTAAACTTTTACATAATCTCATGGTTGTTTCCTGAGGAGATATTCATGGTATAATTTAAGGCTTTTAATATGTATTACCTTGTTTATCTCCAAAAACCTTGTACCAATTTGTACTCCCACCACAATTGTCAGCTAGCATTTGCTTCCATAAACTCTGAAAACACAGATTATTGTCTTGCTGAAAATTTTTTCCaaactaaatgtttaaaaattaaattacatttttgtcCAAATGTGCATTTCCTGTATTACAAAAAATGACAGTTTATAATATGTCACCTGTTAATTTTGAAGCCTTGTTTATTTTGGATGCTTTGTGCAATTTATTGATTcctattatcattttatttgtaaGATCACATATATTACAGTtactaattttttcatttttattgaataatgtTTTATCACTATTGTGttaaaacttttaagatttttctataTATGCAAAGTTTTTACTCATCTCTAGTTCATCTAGTAAAGGCTATCAGTTTGGCAGCAGCCAACTTGAAGGAAATGCACATAGACAAAATTGGGAccatttgagcatcaaaataagtaATAGATTATAACCCATAGTATAAACTAAATATCCGTGAGTCTAAACTGATACAAATaaatcattgaataaataaataaatggagaaaatataccTTTCTTCTTTACAGTAAAATTTCTGATTAATAAATGTGGAAAGAATAATGGAAGTAGGAAATTGCTGTTTGGagaagaaaacagtaaaactTATTCCAGGAAAGAATCATCTATGGATACTAAAATTAGTAGACAATAGTATGAagataaataagatattttttaattgtttcaaaGTACCTCCGTACAATATGCTTATTAATTCAAAAGCGGAATAGAGTAAATTTCTAGTTGATGAACCTGGACTACATCAGTCCAACCAGATAGTAAAGTAACATTGGCAATCCCCAGTGATGTGGCTCTTTGGTATCATGCACCTCCTGACAGAATGCACTGAGAGCACATCATTTCTgaaatattcttgccaaaaatacaAAACCCCAATCCAACCATGAGAAAACATGgcaaactcaaattgagggagattctacaaaatatctggccCGTACTCTTCAAAAGTGGCAAGGtcatggaaaacaaagaaagactgaggatcTATTCCAGTTTAGGGAGACTAAAAATTGTAACAATTAAACACAAGAGGAGTACCTGGGTTAGATCCTGAATCAGAAAAGGGGCATTAGTGGaacaattggcaaaatttgaataaagtaaGTAAATTTGTCACTAGTAGCATATCAACGTTAATTTCCCAGTTTTGATATTGCACTATGTTTATGTGAGATGTTATCATTTGGGGAAGCTAATTGATGGGGAATGCAAATACAGCACACTACTTTTGCAGCTTGTCAGtaacttaaaaattattcaaaataaaaagttaacaaaagaCTAAGAATTAGCTCCTTTGAGTTCTCTGTGTCCAGTATCATTTCTATGACATCACTCTCTCTATAAGAGTGTGTGGATATCCTTCCACattatgtaaaatacatttttggtTTTAGTATTTcacaatgaaaaatttaattgATCTGGGATTTATTTTGGTACAAGATATAGGGTAATGATATTTATTCCTCAAGATGTAAATTAGTTGCCTTACATTCTTTATTGATTAATCAACTCTTTATCTGCTTATTTGAACTGCCATTCTCATCTTGTGCTAATACTCATTAAATCTCATTGAGGTTGCTGGTTCGCTTTCACCTTTATTTAATTGATCTCACTGTTCTTGTGCGGTTTCTATAATGCTTCTATTTTTACAGATTTATAATAAGTTAAACTATATTTCAAGTTAAATATCACTTCATtcgctttaaatttttttttcaatatcgACCGGTTATTTCTAGaggtattttcttttattatagtaAATGAAAAACTGTATTAGATTCTTAAAAAATGCTTACCAGAATTACAACTAGAATtgcattatattattatattatctcATGTTTCTCAATGTTTGTTCATTCGTTCATGCTTCCTTCAAGAAATATTAACTGAGTCAAGGATTCCATATGCTTGCACAAGGAAGTGACTAAAAAATTTATTTGAGCACTGGTTGCggggagaaaaaagtaaactgCACTGACTACGTACGTCTCATAGAGTTTAGGGTATACTATTTCTAAATTTGAAAGATAAGAggatttagaaaacataaatattcTCCGATTCTTCTGGAGTACCTGGCAGAATCAAATGCAAACCTTCTGTGGGGACATACTCTCAAATTGGCTACACAGAGATCCTATAAACTAAGAAACTCCTCTAAAGATGGTTTTATAACCGACAATTACAGACCACACAAAGTGACTAAAagcactttctttctcttctctttcctaaaGTCTGATGACATGAATCTTAGAGCTTTGGTTATAATCAAAAAGGTTGCTGAAGCTCTGTACATTTTTACTCAGTCCATCTTCTCTATATTGTTGaaattgtgtaatttttatttttctatctaccAGTTCAGAATACCCATTCCTCTCCCTTCTGTTACAGACAAAGGGGGAGTTATCTGTATACCGCAAGACACtccaatagtcaagaggcaag
Above is a genomic segment from Equus caballus isolate H_3958 breed thoroughbred chromosome 17, TB-T2T, whole genome shotgun sequence containing:
- the LOC100051754 gene encoding prothymosin alpha codes for the protein MSDAAVDTSSEITTKDLKEKKEVVEEEENGRDAPANGNSNEENGEQEADNEVDEEEEEGGEEEEEEEEGDGEEEDGDEDEEAEAATGKRAAEDDEDDDVDTKKQKTDEDD